Part of the Acidobacteriota bacterium genome, TATCTCCGGTTATGTCCTGTACCAGGTGGCTAAGAGAAGAGGAAGAATATGAATCCTTCCTTTTTCCTTGACATCAAACTAAATTTATTGTAGGGTAATAGGGCTTTTTATTGAGGTGAAGGAGATGATGCGTACTTATTTTCCGAAGAAGACCGAGATTGAGAAAAAGTGGTATCTCATCGATGCCGAAGGGAAGGCTTTGGGAAGGCTTGCCTCAACCATAGCTACCATCCTAATGGGGAAGAACAAACCGAGCTATACCCCGTTCATCGATATGGGGGATTATGTGGTAGTGATAAATGCGGAGAAGGTTAAACTCACCGGTAACAAGCTGAATAAGAAGGTATATCGTCGTCACTCAGGATATCCCGGTGGACTAAAGGAGATATTGGCGAAGGACCTTCTCGCCAAGTCCCCAGAGAAGCTGATTAGGTTGGCGGTATGGGGGATGCTTCCCAAGAACAAGTTGCGCAAGGTGCGGATAAAGAAGCTGAAGATATACGCTGGAGGCAGCCACCCCCATCAAGCACAGAAACCGGAACTTATTCCCCTCAATGGTTAGTAACCTTTGAAGGAGTGGAGGTAAAGTGAGTCTGATTCAGTATTATGGAACCGGCAAGCGGAAGACGGCGGTAGCCCGTGTCTATCTCCGTCCGGGCAAGGGAAATATCATCGTAAACAATCGCGATTATACCGAGTACTTCCCCCGTGAGCTCTACCGGACCGCGGTGAAACAACCCCTTTCCCTAACTCAGACCGCGGATAAGTTCGATGTCTATGTGAGGGCGAAGGGCGGAGGACTTACGGGCCAGGCGGAGGCTATCAGGCACGGGATCGCCCGGGCTTTAGTGGCTTACAATAGGGAGTTGAGGAATATCCTCAAGCGGGCAGGCTTTCTCACCCGGGATGCTCGGGTCAAGGAGAGGAAGAAGTACGGTCAGCGGGGAGCGCGGGCTCGGTTCCAGTTCTCCAAGCGGTAATCTCCACCCGAGCAGGTTAATGGTGTAATTATCTAAAATAAGGAGGTTGTGGTTGGTTTCCGTCAATATGAAGGAGCTTCTCGAGGCGGGGGTTCACTTCGGACATCAGACCCGGAGATGGAACCCCAAGATGAAAAGGTATATCTTCGGCGAGAAGAACGGGATATATCTTATCGACCTTCAGCAGACGATCAAACTCTTCAGGAAGGCGCTCGAGTTTGCCCGTGACTTGGCGAGCGAGGGTGGTAGTTTCATCTTCGTGGGAACGAAGAAGCAGGCACAGGAGGCGGTTGAGGAAGAGGCGAAGCGTTGCGGTGTCTTTTATGTCAACCAACGGTGGTTGGGAGGGTTGCTCACCAATTTCGCTACCATAAGGAAGAGGATAGATCGACTCGATGAGCTCGAGCGGATGAAGGAAGAGGGGAAGTACAGCCTCTTACCAAAAAAAGAGGTGATCAAGCTGGAGCGGGAGCGGATGAACCTATTAAAAATGCTCGCTGGTATCCGGGGGTTGAACGATCTTCCCGATGCTTTGGTCATCGTAGATTTGAGGAAGGAGAAGATAGCCTTAGCAGAGGCTAAACGGCTTGGTATCCCCGTTATTGCTCTGGTGGATACCAATTGTGACCCTGAGGGGATCGACTACCCAATACCGGGCAACGACGATGCCATTCGGGCTATCCGGCTCTTCTTGAGTAAGGTAGCGGATGCTATCTTGGAAGGCAAGATGCTGGCAAAGGAGACGGTGGAGGTAGCGGAGAAGGAAGGGGTGGCAGCTGATCCTTCAGCTTCCCAGGGTGAAGGTGAGAAGACCTCTCCTGAAGAGCCCAAAGCCTCTTAAGTGGCTATCGTCTTGGTAGCGGCGGAAGAAGTAGATAAGCAGGGTTCTTTTTCCCTTACTGTTCCAAGGAGGATGGTTTAAATGGATATTTCTGCAAGCAAGGTAAAAGAGCTCCGAGAACGGACAGGTATCGGCTTTATGGAGTGCAAGAAAGCCCTTATTGAGGCGAAGGGTGATATTGAAGAGGCAGTGAAGATCCTTAGAAAACGGGGGCTCGCCGTAGCCAAGAAGCGGGCAGGGCGGGCTACCACCGAGGGTGTTGTTGGTTCTTATATTCATGCCGGCGGAAAGATTGGGGTTTTGGTAGAGGTCAACTGTGAGACCGATTTTGTAGCGAGGAACGAGGATTTCCTTGCCTTGGTTAAGGATATTGCGATGCAGATCGCTGCCTGTCCCCCCAAGTATATCCGCCGGGAGGATGTTCCCCCCGAGATTATCGAGCAGGAGAAGGAGATAATCCGCTCCCAGTTTGCCGATTCCGGCAAACCCCCTGAGGTGATCGAACGGATCGTTGAGGGGAAGCTCAAGCAGTTCTATTCTGAGGTTTGTCTCCTCGAGCAGCCCTTTATCAAAGACGATTCCCGTACCGTAGGCGAGCTGATTGCGGAGAGGATAGCCAAAATAGGGGAGAACATAAATGTACGGCGGTTCGTCCGCTACCAAGTGGGCGAAGAGCTCCCCGATGAAAAGAAGGAATAACCCCTTATTCTCCGATGAGTGAGGACTCGCCAGTTTTCTCTCGTGTTCTTCTCAAATTAAGCGGTGAAGCGTTATTAGGCGAGCGGCAATCGGGGATTGACCCCGAGGCGAATCAAGCTATCTCCTCTGAGATCAAAGAGGTATGTGATCTTGGGGTGGAGGTTGGTGTAGTCATAGGTGGGGGAAATATCTTCCGAGGAAGCGAATCGGGGGAGCTTGGTATTGATCGGGTGACCCTTGACCAGATGGGGATGTTGGCTACGGTTATAAACGGTCTCGCCCTGCAGGATATGTTGGAGAAGCAGGGGGTAACTACCCGGTTGATGTCGGCGATAGAGCTGAGGCAGATAGCCGAGCCCTATATTCGGAGGCGGGCGATCCGTCATTTAGAGAAGGGAAGGGTGGTCATCTTCGTTGCCGGCACGGGCAATCCCTTCTTCACCACCGATACTGCTGCTGCCCTTCGGGCGGCGGAGATCAAAGCGGAGGTGCTCCTTAAGGCGACCAAGGTGGATGGGGTCTATAGCGCCGATCCCTTGAAGGATAAAAATGCGGTGCGCTATGATGAGCTCTCTTATCTTGCGATTATCGACAAGGGGCTCTCGGTGATGGATGCCACCGCTATTACCCTTTGTATGGTGAATCACATCCCTATCCGGATATTCAACATCTTCAAGAAGGGTAATCTAAGGCGGGTAATTATGGGGGAAAGCATTGGTTCCTTGATAAAGGAGTAGGCTATGTTAGAGGATATTTATACCGAAGTAAAGAGGAAGATGGATATCTCCTTAAAGAAGTTTGTGGAGGAGCTTAAGAGGCTGAGGACGGGTCGTGCTTCCATCACCCTCCTTGAAGGGGTGAAGGTGAATTATTATGGGACAGAGACCCCGCTCAATCAGGTGGCAAACTTAGCCGCCCCCGATCCTCATCTCCTGGTGGTTCAGCCCTGGGACCCTTCCCTCCTTCCTGAGATAGAAAAAGCCATCCAGCGTGCCGATCTCGGCTTGAACCCGATGAACGATGGCAAGATCATCCGCGTTCCCGTTCCCCCGCTTACCGAGGAAAGGCGGAAGGAGCTCGCCAAGGTGGTGGGGAAGATGGCTGAGGAGGCGAAGACTGCGGTGCGGCAGGTGCGGAGGATGGGGAATGATGAGGTGAAAAAGCTCGCCAAGGAAAAGGAGATATCCGAGGACGACGAGCATCGCGCTTACGATAAGATCCAAGAGATAACTGACTCCTTTATCGAGAAGATAGAGGAGGCGACGAAGAAAAAGAAGGAAGAGATCCTCGAAGTTTGATCAATTAGATCTCAGCTTTTTCCTCCGCAGGATAGGTAAGGGAGTAATAGGCGATAGCGAAGGGGATTATCCCTAAGGGAAGGGTAAATACCACCCCCACCCCAAAAAGAAGGGCACCGGAGATACCAATAAGGGAGACGACAAGGTAGAAAAGTGAGTGCTCAAGGATGTTCTTTGAGGTGAGTTCCCAGCTCTCCTTGAAGGCGTCCAGGGTAGCGAGGTTTTTGTCCACCACTAAAGGGAAGGCGTAGATCAACATCGCTCCGAATATAACCCCAGGGATTATGAACACGAAGAACCCGCCGATCACGATGACCGCATAGAGGAGGCCGGGGATGAAGGTTTTTTCCAGGTGATGAAATCCCCAAAATGAATCCTCAAAGCTAATCCGTTCCCCTTTTATCTTTTTGAAAGTCATATAGATATATCCGCAGATAACCGGTCCGGTAAGGATCCCCGCGGTGAGAACCTCGAGTAGGGTAAAGATGATGGCAGCGAGGATAAATGGCAGTGGCTCCTCTATGTAAAGGTCCCAGGCTTTTTTGATATACCCTTTATCTAACATACCTCTCCTTGATTCTTTCATTCAGTCTGCGCTAAGTATAGAAACGAGCCCCTCTTTTGTCAAGTTCCAAAAATAGCCAATTTTCGTGGAAAACATCGCTCTAATTTGTTATAATTCAAGAGGAAAGGGTGAGGAAGGGCTTATGAGAGGAAAGGAGAGATATTTCTTATCCCTTCGGTTGGTGGTAATTCTGGTGTTCCTGCTTTTTCTGCCTCGGGAGTTCTCCTCCATTCCATTAGAGGAAAGGGAGTTTTTAAACCTGAGGGAAGATGCGGTCTCTGCTTACCAGCAGGGGGATTATGGCCATGCCCTTATCATCCTTTCCCAGCTTAGAGAGCTTTCCCCAGAGCTGTATCAGTTGAACAGCTTTCCCTATCTTGAGGGGCGGATAAAGGAAAAGCTTGATGATCTTCAGGGGGCGCTTTCCGCCTACGAAGAGGTGCTGGTTCATCATTCTCCTCTTGAAGCTTATGCCTGTTTCCGGGCAGGAGAGATCTTCACCCGCCTGGGGGAGAAGGAGAAAGCGATAGCCCTCTACCGCTCGTTTTTGGAACGATTTAAGGAAAACCATCTCCTTCCCCAGGTAGAGCTTGCCCTTTCTTCCCTCCTCATCGAAAAGGGGGATGTAGAGGGCGCCTTCTCCCTCCTTCAACCCCTTATCAAGGGTAAGGGAAGGGTTAAGGTGAAGGCTCTCTTTCTCCTCGCCAAAGGGTATGAGGCATTGGGAAGGGTAGATGAGGCTGTCTCTTCCTATTATCGGGTAATAAAATTTAGGGGTAGGGATGACCTCGCCCTTTCCGCCCTTACCCGACTTGAGGTTCTGGAGGGGAAGAAAAGGCTTCCCCCAGAACGGCTTTTTCTTCGCGCTGAAGCGTTCTTTGCCAACCGGGAATACACCCGGGCAATTCCTTATTATCTCCGTCTTCTCTCCCGCTATCCGAGAAAGAAAGAGGGGATCGAGGCGTCCTTTCGCCTAACTACCATTTTCCGGCGCTTAAGGAAGTACAGTAAGGCGCTTCAATTTAATTATTTTGCCATTAAGCGAGTGCGGAGCTACCGCTCGAAGGCGAGAGCCTATTTTGAGCGGGGGGTAATATATCAGAGAATGGGGAAGGTCTCCTCCGCCCGCTCCTCGTTCAAACGGGTCTTCTCCCATTATCCCAGGTCATCTTATGCACCGTTAGCCCTCTTCCAGCTTGCTGAGATCGAACGGAAGAAGAAGAGGTATCGGAATGTCCTATTCTATCTTAAGAAGCTTGAGCGGTCTTACCCCAACTCCTCCTTGGTGGTGAGGGGGAGATTGCTCGGAGCGAGGATCGCCCTCTCCCTCGGTTGGCGCGCTTCTGCCCTCTCTTGGCTTTCTGGGATAAGGGCTAAGAGAAAGGATGACCTCGCCGAGCTCCTCTTTCTTAGAGGAAAGATCTATGAGCTTTCTGGGGATGAGGATAAGGCGGTTTCTTCCTATCTTAGGCTATCTACTGAACTTCCAAACGAGTATCTCTCCCTTCTTGCCCGGGAGAGGATCGCTCATCTCCTTTCTCCGGAGGAGAGAAGAAGAAGAGCGGATTCACTTTTGTCATCAGCAGTGGACCTTCCTTCCCTATCCTCCAAGCGGCTTAAGCTCCTGATTGGGGCGTTTTTCCTTGCTCCAGAAGGTAGCGAGGAGAAAAAGGAAGCAGAGCTCGCTCTTTCTAAAGAGATCGGTCCCCTGAATTCCGCTTTAGCTCTTGAAGAGGACCTCATCAAGAGGGAGTTGAGGAAGGTAGAATCGCCTGCACCCTCCTTCTCCCCTCTTGAGGAAGTGAGGGAGCTTTTCTTCCTCGGGATATACGACGAAGGGGCAGAAACCCTTTCTACGATCCGGGGGAATCATTCCTCGTTTTACTATTTCCTTGCCCGGGCTTATTTCAAGGGAGGGAAAGTGAGACCATCCATCGCCTATGCGGAGCGGACCCTTTCTCTCCTCCCCAATGCGATCCCCTTTGAGCTATTGCCCAGGGAGCTTAAGGAGCTTCTCTACCCCGTTCCCCCCTTCTATCCCCTTATCGAGAAATACGCGGAGAAGAGGGGGCTCGATCCCCTCCTTGTCTCCGCCCTTATCCGGGAGGAGAGCAGATTTGATCCCCTTGCTAAATCCGGTGCCTCCGCCCGGGGGCTGATGCAGTTGATCCCGGAAACAGCGAGAGGTGAAGGGAGGAGGATCGGTTATCGAAAGGTGAGCCCGAGAGACCTCTATCGACCTGAGGTGAACATCGATATCGGGACTGCCCATCTCGCCCGGCTTATCCGCGATTTTAATGGCTTCATCCTCCCTGCCCTTGCTGCCTACAATGCGGGCAAAGAGGCGGTTAAGAGGTGGCTCTCCCTTTCTTCTTCCCTTTCCGATCCCGATCTCTTCCTTCTTGAGATAGGTTATCGGGAGACGAGACGCTATGTACCCCTTGTTGCCAGAAGCTATCTCCGCTATTATCAGGTTTTGAAGCCCGACAAACTTAGGGAGGCATTGGTTACCATTAGGGGAGAGGGAGAGCCGGTTTTTTCTGCTAATAGATGAGTAAATCGCCCCTCTTCAAGGGTCCCATTCCCAGGGTTAGGCTCTTTTGGGAAAGAGGGGTGACCTGTAGATGAAGAGAAGGTAGCTTATGATGGCAAGGAGGATCCCTCCTCCGATGTCTGCGAGGTAATGTTGCTTGATGAAGAGGGTGGAAAGGCTGATGAGGAACGACCAGACGATGAGGAAGACCCCGAAAGACCGGTTGAGTTTGAGGCTCACTAACGCCCCGAAGAATATCGCCGCCACATGGATGCTGGGAAAACAGTTCCCCGGTCCATCGATGGAATAGAGCGTTCTTATACTCCAAAGGGTAATACCCTCCCCCACCGCTTCGGGGCGGGTCATCTTCACCGGAAAAAGGAGGAAAATGGTGAAGCTCACGCTGAAGGAAAAGACATATCCCTTCACCACCTGCTTCAGCTGATGGTAGCTTTTGATGATGGCAAGGGGAGAGAAGATTACCCCCCAGATGGCGAGGTAGATATAGAGCCAGCCGGGTTCAAACGGTATCGCTGTATCAAGGGGAGTGCTCAGGGAGTAGCCAGCCCGGGCGGTTGAAAGGTGATTGGTGAGGAAATAACCCACCATCCAATAACCGACCAACCCTAAAACGAGGATTTTTCCTTTAAGTTTTTCCCTCATCTTGGTTCGGCTAATTTTAGGAGATAAAGAAGGAATGTGTCAACTTCCTTACATTCCCTTTTTCTTGACAGTGTTAAACTGATTTTCTATTATTATAGACAACTTAAGGTGGTTAATGAACAAAGGTCGTCTGTTGTTGGTTTCCTACCGGAGGGAAAGGGAACTTGAGAAAGTCCTTTCCTCCTATGAGGTAGTAACCGCTTCTTTTGCTTCCACTTTATCCCTCCTTTCAGGGAGCCGGTTTGATTTCTTCATCTTCGTTTCGGAGGAGCTGTCGGAGAAAGACCTCACCCTTCTTTCCCAGGTGAACGAGGTGGCTCCCTTTACCTTCCGTCTGGTGAGGGCGCCGATTCCCTCCCCTGAGGTTATGCTGAGGTTGATAAACGAGCTTTATATCTCGAGGTTCATTCCCCTCTCCGCCCCTCCTTCCGAGGTGGTTTCCGCCATCGAGGGTATCTCCAAGATGGGCAAGAGGATGAGGAGCGAATTGAGGAAGCTCGAGCAGAGAATAAAGGAGCTTAACGAGATTGGTATCGCTCTTTCCACCGAGCACAACCTCAAACGGCTCCTCTCTCGCATCCTCCTTGAAGCGAGGAGGCTCACCAGAGCCGAGGCAGGAAGCCTCTATTTGGTGAAGGGGGGCAAGCTGAGCTTCGAGGTGGCGCAGAACGATTATATCGAGAGGAAAATGGGTAAAGAGGCGTTTCGCAGTATTACCCTTCCCCTTGAGCCAAGCTCCATCGCCGGCTATGTCGCCCTTACTGGAGAGGTATTAAACATAGAGGATGCCTATCACCTTCCTCCGGATAAGCCATATCGGTTCAACCAGGAGGTGGACAAGAAGATCGGCTACCGGAGTCGCTCGATGTTGCTCGTCCCAATGAGGAACGAGAAAGGGGAGATTATGGGGGTGGTTCAGCTGATAAACGCCCTTGATGAGAAAGGGGAGGTGGTTCCCTTCCGCTGGGACTACGAGCCATTGGTGATGTCGCTTACCTCGCAGGCAGCGGTCGCCATCTCCAACGCCAATCTGATCACCGAGATAAAGGAGCTTCTTCGATCGTTGGTAGAATATTCCGCCTCCTTGATAGATGCGAGAAGCGCCCACACTGCGGGGCATACGGAGCGGGTTGCCCGTTATACCCTGGAGATAGCCCAGGCGATAAACGAGGAGAAGGAGGGACCGTTCGCTTCGGTCAGCTTCTCCCCCGATGAGATGGAGGAGCTGTTATTTTCCGCCTATCTCCACGATATTGGAAAGATCGGGGTCCCTGAAGCCCTCCTTGACAGGAGGATGAAGCTGAACGAGGAGGAGATGGAGGTTATCCGTCTTCGCTTTGAGCTGGCAAAGTCGATCCTTAAAAACCAGCTTTTGGAGAAGAAGGTGAAAGGAACCCCTTCTTCTCAGCTGAAGGATGAGAAAGAGCTTGAAGGTAAGATAGCCGAGCTCGATAGCGCCTGGGGATTGATAAACAAGGTGAATAAACCCTCTCCTCTTTCAGGGGAGGATCTTCGGAGATTGAAGGAGATCTCCTTGCTTCGGGTGGACGGTCTCCTCCCGGAAGGAAGGCTTATCACCGATAAGGAACTTGAGAGGCTCTCCGTTCCTTCGGGCAATCTTACTATGGATGAGCGGAGGCGGATGGAGGATCATGTCCGGACCACGATAAATATCTTGAGCAAGATACCCTTCCCCTCCCACTTAAAGCGGGTTCCCTTCATCGCTGGTGCTCACCATGAGAGACTCGATGGAAGCGGTTATCCCCAGGGACTCACCGCCAAGGACCTTCCCCTTCCAGCAAGGGTTTTGGCTATAGCCGATTTCTATGAGGCGTTAACCGCTGGGGATCGTCCCTATAAACGGGCACTCACCAGGGAGGAGGCACTCGCCATACTCAAGGAGGAGGCGGATAAGGGGAGGTTGGACCAGGATGTGGTTCGGCTAATCATAAGAAAAGACCTTTTGAAGAGAAAGCAGTAAGTTTCTTAAGTCTTTTCCCCCTTTGTTGGTGTCTAATATGAGGAGGGAGTTTTTTGTTTTAAGGTGAGAGGAATGTCGCAACCTATGGGTGAAGGAGAAAGGAGGGAAAATGAGAGGAGAAAGGTTTTTACTGATCGGAGCGTTTGCTTTCTTCGGTTTATTCTTTTTATCGAATCTCTACGCTTTGGCTGGTGAGGGGACTAATATCTATTCCTACCATGCTTTTAAGTACGATGGCGACCCAAAGGTGAAGATCGACGGGAAGCTCGACGAACCCATATGGAAGAAGCTCAAACCGATAACCAATTTCATCCAAACCGACCCCGATGAAGGGGCGCCAGCTACTGAGCGAACCGAGGTCTATATCTTCTATGACAACAAGAATATCTACTTTGGCTTTATCTGTTATGATTCTCAGCCGAATAAGATATTAGCCTATGTTACTCGCCGTGACAACTTTAGAAGCTCCGATTCCATTACCATTCTCCTCGATACCTTCCATAATTTAAGAAACGGCTATTCCTTCACCCTGAATGCCAGGGGAGTGCAGAGGGATGAGCGCCTCTCTGAGGTTACCGGTGGTGGTGGCAGAGGAAGAGGGAGGGGGGCACCTGGGTTGATGCGAGACAGGAACTGGGATGGGATATGGATGAGCGCCGCCAGGATCACCGATTTCGGCTGGACCGCGGAGATTGCCATCCCCTTCAAGACGCTGAGGTTCAAGCCGGGTAAGGATCAAGTCTGGGGGCTAAACATATCTCGGTACATTATGAGAAAGAACGAGACTGTTTGTTGGGTGCCGGTGAAGAGGTACGATCGAGATATGAGGCCCTCGAAGGCGGGGGAACTCACCGGCATCTCCGATATCTATCCCGGAAGGAATATGGAGTTCCTCCCCTTCTTCGTTTACCGGAATGAGAGCCATATGGAGGATGAGTTGGATACCGTGGTGAGCCGCCCCAAACTCGGGTTGAACTTCCGCTACGGGATCACCTCCGATCTCGTTGCCGATTTTACCTTGAACCCCGATTTCGCCCAGACCGAGGTTGATGTAGAGAATATAAGGCTTTCCAAGTACGAGCTATTCTACCCAGAGAAACGCGCCTTCTTTATGGAGGGGGCAGATATATTTAAGACCCCGATCCAGCTCTTTTTCAGCCGGAGGATCGGCCGTATCCTCCCCGATTATTCAGAGCAACCGCTTGCCCTTGGGGGGAAGGTTATCGGGAGTATCGGGAAGCAGAGGATAGGGATCATCGAGGCGGTAATGTCCCCTACCTCCTATTACGATCCCGATGATGGTGAATATCAGGATGTTGCTGGAGCGAACTTTTTCGTTTTCCGCTGGCAGAGAGATATCCTGAAGAAGTCGAGCATCGGATTCATCACCGTCAACCGGGACCAGAGATACGATGGGGAGCTGGATACCCAGCGGGCTCATGGCGTTGATCTCGCCTTAAACTTGGGGGATCATACCCGGCTCTACTCCCAGTTCGCTGCCAGCTCCCAGCCAGGGGATAACGCCGATTTTATGAGCCGAACCGCCTTTGTCGCTGGGGCGAGCTATCGGAGCAATCAGTTTGAAGCGAGCTTCGGCTTCCAGAATATAGGTGAGGATTTTGATGTAAGCAGGATAGGATATTATCCCCGGGTCGATAGATTGGGGGGTAATGGCTCGGTTGAATTTCGCCCTTACATATTTAGCCATGGGATAAGGTATCTTAGCTTCCGTACATCCTATAGCCGTCTCTTCAACCATTCCGGCGAGCTTGAGGATGGAAATGTTGATTTTTCCTTTGGGGTTAACCTCAGCAATTTCTGGTATATGGGAGCGAGCTATTCGATAACCGATGAGCGGTACTTTGTGTTCGAGGATGGAGAAAAGAATTCCGAGCTTACCACCATTTATAGGAAGAGGAGGTTTTCCTTCCGTATCTTCAGCCCGTGGAATAAACCGATTGGTGGCAGACTTATGTTCAGCAAGGGGGACTATATCGACTACGCCGATTGTTTCTTCGGGGAGAATTATTCCCTCAGTTTGGGGATGAATGCAAGGATTGGTACTAAATTATCTCTTGACTTTAATGTCAATTATATTAGAGAATTTTATTCAGATGGAAGGTTTCAGGAGAATCGTGGGCTCTATGTAACCAGGGTAAACTACTCCTTCAACCATAAGGCGAGGATAAGATTTGTTGGCCAATATAATGTGGAAACCGCTCAGTTTATTGCTGATTCCCTGTTCACCTATGATTTCACCGCCAGAAGCGGTTTTTACATCGGCTTCCGCGATCGGAGGAACCTCGATCCAACATCCACTGCTCCCGAGGAGAAAAGATTTTTCTTTAAGATCTCCTACCTCCTATCGTTATAAGCTTTTTTATTTAAATAGATTTAATTTAACTGAAAGGAGAGAAGATGAAGATTACCCTTATCTCTCCTTCTAACCCCTATGTGTGTATCGAAAGGGGAAGAAGGATGCCCCAACTCGCTCTCCCCCTTATTGCTGCCCTTACCCCGCCTGAGTTCGAGGTGAGGATAGTGGATGAGGATATCGAGGAGGTCGATTTTGATGAGGAGGTCGATTTGGTGGGGATCAGTATGATGACCTCGCAGGCGCGTTCCGGCTACCGCATTGCCGACGAGTTCCGAAAGCGAGGGGTAAAGGTAGTGGTTGGGGGGATCCATCCTTCCCTTCTCCCCGAGGAGGCAGGTGAGCATGCGGATGCGGTGGTCATCGGAGAGGCAGAGGATATCTGGGGGGAGGTTTTGGCTGATTTTAAGAGGGGAAGGCTGAAGAAGTTCTATCGGGCAGAGAAGTTGATCGATCTTACCAAATTGCCCCTGCCGAGGAGGGAGCTTCTCCACACCGATTCCTTTTTCTCGCCCTTTCCAGTTCAGGTGTCCCGAGGATGTCCCAATCGCTGTAGCTTCTGCTCCGTCCCTCTATTCTTTGGGGGAAGCTATCGTTTCCGTCCCATTAGAAGCGTGATAGAGGAGATAGAGAGATCGGATAAGAAGAATGTCATCTTCCTCGATGACAACATCGCCGGCGATCTTGACTACGCCACCAAGCTATTCACCGAGTTGAAACCGCTTAAAAAACACTGGGGCGCCCAGTGCAGTATAACCATTGCTCGCCATCCGGAGCTTCTAGAACTCGCCTCCCGTGCTGGCTGTCTCGCCCTCTTCATCGGTTTTGAGTCCATCTCCAAGAACAATCTCGCCGGAGTGAAGAAGGGGTTTAACCATCCTGAGGAGTATGCTGAGGCGATAAAGAAGATCCACAGCTATGGGATAAACATTATGGCGGCGTTCATCTTCGGCTTCGACCACGATGATCCCTCCATCTTCGAGCGCACCGTTTCCTTCCT contains:
- the tsf gene encoding translation elongation factor Ts, which codes for MDISASKVKELRERTGIGFMECKKALIEAKGDIEEAVKILRKRGLAVAKKRAGRATTEGVVGSYIHAGGKIGVLVEVNCETDFVARNEDFLALVKDIAMQIAACPPKYIRREDVPPEIIEQEKEIIRSQFADSGKPPEVIERIVEGKLKQFYSEVCLLEQPFIKDDSRTVGELIAERIAKIGENINVRRFVRYQVGEELPDEKKE
- the rplM gene encoding 50S ribosomal protein L13, which codes for MRTYFPKKTEIEKKWYLIDAEGKALGRLASTIATILMGKNKPSYTPFIDMGDYVVVINAEKVKLTGNKLNKKVYRRHSGYPGGLKEILAKDLLAKSPEKLIRLAVWGMLPKNKLRKVRIKKLKIYAGGSHPHQAQKPELIPLNG
- a CDS encoding UMP kinase; the protein is MSEDSPVFSRVLLKLSGEALLGERQSGIDPEANQAISSEIKEVCDLGVEVGVVIGGGNIFRGSESGELGIDRVTLDQMGMLATVINGLALQDMLEKQGVTTRLMSAIELRQIAEPYIRRRAIRHLEKGRVVIFVAGTGNPFFTTDTAAALRAAEIKAEVLLKATKVDGVYSADPLKDKNAVRYDELSYLAIIDKGLSVMDATAITLCMVNHIPIRIFNIFKKGNLRRVIMGESIGSLIKE
- the rpsB gene encoding 30S ribosomal protein S2, with translation MVSVNMKELLEAGVHFGHQTRRWNPKMKRYIFGEKNGIYLIDLQQTIKLFRKALEFARDLASEGGSFIFVGTKKQAQEAVEEEAKRCGVFYVNQRWLGGLLTNFATIRKRIDRLDELERMKEEGKYSLLPKKEVIKLERERMNLLKMLAGIRGLNDLPDALVIVDLRKEKIALAEAKRLGIPVIALVDTNCDPEGIDYPIPGNDDAIRAIRLFLSKVADAILEGKMLAKETVEVAEKEGVAADPSASQGEGEKTSPEEPKAS
- a CDS encoding tetratricopeptide repeat protein — encoded protein: MRGKERYFLSLRLVVILVFLLFLPREFSSIPLEEREFLNLREDAVSAYQQGDYGHALIILSQLRELSPELYQLNSFPYLEGRIKEKLDDLQGALSAYEEVLVHHSPLEAYACFRAGEIFTRLGEKEKAIALYRSFLERFKENHLLPQVELALSSLLIEKGDVEGAFSLLQPLIKGKGRVKVKALFLLAKGYEALGRVDEAVSSYYRVIKFRGRDDLALSALTRLEVLEGKKRLPPERLFLRAEAFFANREYTRAIPYYLRLLSRYPRKKEGIEASFRLTTIFRRLRKYSKALQFNYFAIKRVRSYRSKARAYFERGVIYQRMGKVSSARSSFKRVFSHYPRSSYAPLALFQLAEIERKKKRYRNVLFYLKKLERSYPNSSLVVRGRLLGARIALSLGWRASALSWLSGIRAKRKDDLAELLFLRGKIYELSGDEDKAVSSYLRLSTELPNEYLSLLARERIAHLLSPEERRRRADSLLSSAVDLPSLSSKRLKLLIGAFFLAPEGSEEKKEAELALSKEIGPLNSALALEEDLIKRELRKVESPAPSFSPLEEVRELFFLGIYDEGAETLSTIRGNHSSFYYFLARAYFKGGKVRPSIAYAERTLSLLPNAIPFELLPRELKELLYPVPPFYPLIEKYAEKRGLDPLLVSALIREESRFDPLAKSGASARGLMQLIPETARGEGRRIGYRKVSPRDLYRPEVNIDIGTAHLARLIRDFNGFILPALAAYNAGKEAVKRWLSLSSSLSDPDLFLLEIGYRETRRYVPLVARSYLRYYQVLKPDKLREALVTIRGEGEPVFSANR
- a CDS encoding glycerophosphoryl diester phosphodiesterase membrane domain-containing protein, with amino-acid sequence MLDKGYIKKAWDLYIEEPLPFILAAIIFTLLEVLTAGILTGPVICGYIYMTFKKIKGERISFEDSFWGFHHLEKTFIPGLLYAVIVIGGFFVFIIPGVIFGAMLIYAFPLVVDKNLATLDAFKESWELTSKNILEHSLFYLVVSLIGISGALLFGVGVVFTLPLGIIPFAIAYYSLTYPAEEKAEI
- the frr gene encoding ribosome recycling factor, coding for MLEDIYTEVKRKMDISLKKFVEELKRLRTGRASITLLEGVKVNYYGTETPLNQVANLAAPDPHLLVVQPWDPSLLPEIEKAIQRADLGLNPMNDGKIIRVPVPPLTEERRKELAKVVGKMAEEAKTAVRQVRRMGNDEVKKLAKEKEISEDDEHRAYDKIQEITDSFIEKIEEATKKKKEEILEV
- the rpsI gene encoding 30S ribosomal protein S9, translated to MSLIQYYGTGKRKTAVARVYLRPGKGNIIVNNRDYTEYFPRELYRTAVKQPLSLTQTADKFDVYVRAKGGGLTGQAEAIRHGIARALVAYNRELRNILKRAGFLTRDARVKERKKYGQRGARARFQFSKR
- a CDS encoding phosphatase PAP2 family protein yields the protein MREKLKGKILVLGLVGYWMVGYFLTNHLSTARAGYSLSTPLDTAIPFEPGWLYIYLAIWGVIFSPLAIIKSYHQLKQVVKGYVFSFSVSFTIFLLFPVKMTRPEAVGEGITLWSIRTLYSIDGPGNCFPSIHVAAIFFGALVSLKLNRSFGVFLIVWSFLISLSTLFIKQHYLADIGGGILLAIISYLLFIYRSPLFPKRA